Genomic segment of Candidatus Poribacteria bacterium:
AGAGAATGCTTGAAAAACTTTCTTTAGACGTTCAAAACTGGTTCGTAGCAACTTGGGTTAATATATTATACATCAAGACTGCCAAAAATGACAAGTTTAAGTGAACAGTCAATTAGGGTCATTTATGGTAGATTTTACAATTACTGAGTCTCTCTAAAGAGGCGAGATTATATGAAGTTTAAATAAATATTTCGGTAATTCCACAATTATATCCGGTGCGGTTCAGAAACCGCACCTACCGAGGCTGGGAAATTAAATATTACCGAATTAAATTCTTAATTTTCATGAAACCTCGCCAGCGGGGATGGAGTCTTTCGCTTCTATTGAGATGTCCACTTATTGGGTTTCCTAAGGTCGGTAGAAACCAAAACGGAATAGCCCTAAAATCGTATCAATTAGACATGTAGACATGCAGAATTTCAATAAATGTGGTATAATAGAAACAAGTTTAAGATAAACACAGGGAAGGGTTTCTTAATTTTGACACTATGGACTATCTATGTAGATGCCTATCAATTCTACTTCTCCTTTGCCTGAGTGCTGGTGTGCATGCCGAAACCGAAGAACTACGGGTGGAGGCATCCCGCACCTACCAGAGCATCGAAATCGACGGAGAACTTTCAGAGTCTGATTGGCAGAAAGCAACGCCTATCCGTCAATTTACGCAATTTGAACCCGATGCAGGCGAACCGCTGACCGAATCCACAGAGGTTCGGATTCTTTACGATGACAGACACATCTATTTCGGTTTTGTCTGCAGTGAACCCGAACGCTCTAAGATTATTGCCAATAAGATGCGCCGTGATGCGATGATGTGGGACCAAGACAACGTCTTTGTGCTGTTGGATACTTATAACGACCGGCGGAGTGGTTTCTTCTTCCGTGTCAATCCGTTGGGTGCGCGGGAAGATGTCGCGCTCATGGACAGTGGCGACAGTCGAAATGAGAATTGGAATGCAGTCTGGGACGCTCGCGCAAAAATTAACGGCGATAATTGGACGACAGAAATCGCGATTCCATTCAGTCAACTCCGGTTTAAAAAGGAAGATATACTGACATGGGGTCTGAACCTCGGACGCACCGTCCGAAAAAATCAGGAAGAAGGCACCTGGTCCCCCGTGCCAGCAGCGTATACGTTCCTGGCACGCTATCGGACGACGGACTTAGGGACGCTCACGGGTTTATCTGGGATCTCACAACGCCGAAATATTGAGTTTCTGCCGTATCTTTTGCCTGGCGTTGCCCGGACAGAGGAAGAAGGGACAGTTGGCGTGCTCGATTTAGGGGCGGACATGAAGGTGAGCGTTACTTCAAATCTAACCGCCGATTTAACCGTCAACACAGATTTCGCACAGGTCGAGGCGGATCAGGAACAAGCGAATTTGACCCGGTTCAGCCTCTTTTTCCCAGAGAAACGTCAATTCTTTTTGGAAGGCGCGGGATTATTCGACTTTGGTATCCCACGGACGAGTTTCAATGCGCCGCCGCCGCTCTTACTTTTTTATAGCCGTCGCATCGGTATTGAAGAAGGACACGCTGTCCCGATTATGGCGGGCGGAAAGATTACCGGTAAAGTGGGCGGCTTCGGTGTAGGACTGTTGAATGTTCTCACGGATAAACATGCAGCGGAGGCTACGGAACATTTGGACGCGGTCGATGTTGATAGGACGAACTATTCAGTTTTGCGTATCAAGCGCGATCTATTCACTGGGTCGAGTCTCGGTGTGATTGGAATTAATAAGCAAGGTCTCGATGCACACAACAGCGCGACTGGCGTTGATTTTATCTATCGTCCCACGGGCGAGATGAATTTCCGAGGTCTCTGGGCACGCACGTTTGAATCGCGCGAACTCAGCAGGCAAGCTCCATCGGGAAACAGTGCTTTACCAAGCGAAAATCCAAACGCGTTTTACCTCGGCGGCAATTGGCAGAGCGAAGTCGCACGAATAAACGCTTCTTATACGGACATCGGTGAGGATTTCAACCCGGAAGTCGGCTATGTGTATCGCACAGGCAGCCGATGGTTTCGGGGCGAAATGCGAACCACGCCTTATCTCCACTGGAACGGGTTTCGTCGGTTGTGGGCTGGACCGGAGATTGACATCATCCTGAATTCAGACAATGAACTGGAAACACGAACTTTTATCTGGAGCACGTGGCTTGAATTGGAAACGAACGGTTGGGGTGGTCTCCGAGTTTACCGAAATTTCGAGAACCTCGTCGAGGATTTTGAGATTCGAGAAGGAATTATCATTCCGAGAGGCAAATACAGTTACAATAACTACAGCCTCATGCTCAATGCTGAAGGCAAAGTCTTTAACGGACGTTTTGGGTTCAATGTTGGAGATTTCTATAACGGCACCCGACGCGGATTTGACCTCCGTCTCGATCTTCGGTTCGGTGGACGCTTCAGTTTGGAACCGAGATACGAGTTTAATCGCGTCACACTGCCACAACAGGGCGCGCCTGACCAAACAACATCTTTTGATACAAACGTCTTTGGTGGACGTGTTGTCTATTCGTTTTCCACTGATCTCTTTACCAAGATTTTCGTACAATGGAACAGTGATCGGAATCTGGTTACCACGAATTTCTTAGTCAATTACATCTACAGCCCTGGTAGTGATTTCTATTTTGTTTTCAATCAGACGTATGGGACAGACAGTATAACATCGGGATTGCTGGATACCACCTTGGTTGGCAAGGTAACCTATTGGTGGAATCCATAATGGCAGTCAGCAGTCAGCTATCAGCAGTCAGAAAGCTACAAGATTCGCAGCACTCGGCTACAGGAAGGTCGGAAGTATAGAAAAATGGAAGGGTGTCAAACCACAAAACCGCCTCAACGAACCGCAAGGAAAGTTTAAAAAATGAAGATTGTTGATGTGAAAACGTATCTCGTTGATGTGCCGCCACCGCATTGGGGTGGAAGGCGTTGGATTTTCGTCAAACTGATAACCGATGACGGTATCGAAGGTGTAGGCGAATGTACCTATCATACGCAATTGAACCATGTCGTCATCGAACTCATCAAAGACTGGGGAGAACGTTACCTAATTGGTGTAGACCCATTTCGGATTGAAAGGATCTGGTCTACCCTTTATGAGGGACCATGCGTGCGGCATTCAGGTCCGCTGACGAGTCCTGCGATGAGTGCGATTGAGATGGCGTGCTGGGACATCGTTGGAAAAGCACTGAACCAACCGATTTACAATCTGTTGGGCGGTATGTTCCACGAGAAACTGCGCGCCTATTCATATTTGCTTCCATGGCGGCAGGGCGATTCTCCAGAAAAGACCGGGGAACTCGCGCTCTCTTACGTCGAAAAAGGATTTACCGCAGTCAAGTTCGATCCAGTCAATCCGAGCACTGCAGATAGATTGGAAACGCTCGACTACGCAGAAAGCGTCATCCGAGGAATTCGCGATGCTGTAGGCGATAGGTGCGATATTCTGATTGGCACGCATGGACAGTTCAACACAAACAGTGCAATCCGTTTCGCGAAACGCGTCGAGCCTTACGACCCGCTCTGGTTCGAGGAACCGCTACCGCCTGAAAATGTCAAGGAAATGGCACGCGTTGCACAATCAACGAGCATTCCGATTGCCACCGGAGAACGACTGTTGACGAAATACGAGTTCGTAGATCTACTGGAACAACAGGCGGCATCTATTCTGCAGATGGATTTGACAATCACAGGCGGCATCCTCGAAGCGAAGAAAATCGCGTCTATGGGCGAGGCGCATTATGCCCAGATCGCACCGCATCTGTATGGCGGTCCGATTGGGGGTGCTGCGAATATCCAGTTGGATGTCTGTAGCCCGAATTTCCTGATTCAGGAAGGTATCCATACATGGGACGGCTTCCATACTGATATCCTCAAGGAGCCGATACAGTGGGAAGATGGATACATTATTCCGTCAACAAAACCGGGACTCGGTGTTGAATTGAACGATACGGTTTTGGAGAAGCATTCTGTTGCTGTTTAAAGCGTAGTGTTCTGTCCACTTTGAATTTTAGGGTTTGAAAGTAATACCTAATACCATTTCTGATTGATGATTCCTCTTAAAAGAGTTATGCCCGGCGTCCCTTCCCAGTAACGGGTGGGAACCCTGGTTAGGAAACCGTGAAGAAACACCCTATCAAAAACCCTACCGGATCCGGGTAGACGGTGAGGCTAATGCGATATAAACTTTTAGAGATGGTATAAGAAGTCGAATTATCTGAAGTATATCTGTCAAAATAGGTTAAAAGGATCAAGTAGAGTGGATCGAGGTATTTGTGATGTACTTAGTTTGTTATTCATGTAAACACGGTTATCGCGTGCATCAAGATAGTATTGACTTTGTTGAGAAAAAAACCTGCTCAAATGGACATGTTCACGACATACAATGCCGGTGTGGCCGAAAGATATATGTCGTCCAACGCGTTGATTCAAGTCGTTGGAAATCTATTGATCGCAAAGTTCTTTGGAAATATCCGGACGAACGGACGCCGGGGAAGTAAGTACGGGGGAACAAAGACGGAATGGAAACTGCAGAAACACCCACGGGGACGCTTGACCCGATCCCCAGTTTAGTTAAAGAAACACTCGAAAAATTAGACATTCGCCCTGAACAGATCCGATTCGCTGTGCAAAGTGATATAAGTTCAGCCGGTAGCTACGGCGAAGAATGGTTTGCGCTAACGGACGCTGCGATCTTCACCGTAACAGGTGAGGGTGAGGTGCTTCACTATATCCCTTATAAGAGTGTGCTTGGCATTCGTGCCGAGATCGTCGTGGATGCGGGGATCTTGGTTCTGGAAACACAAGAAGGCACAGTTGATCTCATTCGGTACTCCAATGGTTACGCGGCAAAGTTCGGATTTGTCGCTCGATTCATCGGTGACGAAATTGAGTACCGAGATGGCAAACGGGATGAAGCACCGATTTGGGACTACAAACCGGAGGAACAATTCTGTCAATCTTGTGGTTTACCGTTGCCAGATGAGTTTTCGCCTTGCCCGGCATGCACGAAAAAACACAAGGTGATGTTGCGGATTCTGTCCTACATACGTCCGTATCGTGGTCGGGCAATCCTTTTCATGCTCTTCGTGATTGCCGGCACACTTATCTCCTTAGCACCGCCGTATTTCTCTCGCATCCTGATTGACGATATCCTGATGCCGAGTGAGGTCGATACCGCTGCTGCGGAAGCCTCAAGAACATGGTTAGGCTCTCTTTTCCGCAACTTTGAGTCGGCGGCATTCGCCTTGTCGATTGCTGTAGGCACGCTATTAGCGATACAAATCATCCGTGAAATTTTCACAATTTTTCGGCTACGTTTGGGGGCTTGGTTGACGTTCCGCGTCGCGGCGAATATCCGAGCGCACGTCTATCAGCACTTGCACAACCTGTCTATCCGATTCTTCGATAAACGGAAAACAGGAACGGTTATTTCGCACATCACAGAGGATAGTGAACGGCTTCAAGACTTCATGTTAGAGGGACTCTCGTTTCTCGCAGTAGAACTGTTGCTCTTCTTCGGGATCGGAGGGATGCTGTTCTGGATGAACTGGAAACTGGCGTGCTTCATCTTAATCCCGATCCCCATAATTGTCTTTGGGGCGGGTTGGTTCTGGAAGAAAGTGCGAAGTCTTTGGCACCGCGCGTGGCGCCGTCGCTCAAAATTGTTCGATGTCGTCAACGATTCGGTATCCGGCATTCGGGTCGTCCGTGCGTTCGGACAACAACGGAATGAAGTCAACAGGTTCGACGATGCGAACGTAGATGCCCGAGACTACGAAACCCACGCTGAGCTAATTTGGGCAACCTATTATCCACCGCTGATGTTCGCTGTCCAGTTAGGTTCCCTCATCGTTTGGTATGTCGGTGGTCTCAACATTATCGGTGGGACAATGACGTTCGGTACCCTGATGGCTTTCCACGCCTATTTGATGATGTTCTACGAACCGTTGCGCTATATCAGCCCGCTGATTAACTGGGCTTCCCGCTCAATGACGGCGGCGGAACGGCTTTTTGAAGTCATCGACTCACAACCGGAACAGTTAGACGATGGCAACCTCAAATCACTGCCGAAGATTACCGGAGAAGTCAAATTCCACAACATGACGTTCGGTTACGATTCACATAAACCGGTGCTTCGGGACATCAATCTCCACGTGAAACCGGGCGAAATGATCGGACTCGTTGGGCATTCGGGTGCGGGGAAATCGACGCTCATCAATTTGATTTGTCGGTTCTATACGCCGGACTCTGGACGTTTAGAGGTCGATGGTGAGGACATCAAGGAGATTGACCTGAAGGATCTGCGCCGACAGATTGGGGTCGTGTTACAAGAGCCGTATCTGTTCAGTGGAACTATCGCCGAGAACATCGCCTACGCCCATCCCGATGCGACTATGGAGGATATTATCACAGCGGCGAAAGCGGCAAACGCTCATGAATTCATCGTCAAGTTCCCGGACGGCTACGATACGGAAGTCGGCGAACGCGGCGGACGGCTGTCTGGCGGCGAACGACAGCGTATCTCCATCGCCCGGGCAATCTTGCACAACCCACGGATTCTGATTCTTGATGAAGCCACCTCATCCGTGGATGTGGAAACTGAGAAGAAAATCCAACAAGCGATCGACAGGCTCGTGCAGAACCGGACGACGTTTGCGATTGCCCACCGACTTTCTACGCTCCGAAATGCCGATCGGCTTTTCGTGATTGAAAAGGGCAAAGGCGTTGAGTGCGGTTCTCACGAGGAACTCATGGAACAAAAGGGTATCTACTACAAACTCGTAGAAACCCAACGCGAAGCCGCTAATGTTCGCGCAGCAGCACAAGCAGTGGAGAGGTAAACATGTCAAACGAAAATACAGAGCGGAATCGCGAGCACAGCTCGCTCCTACTTGCTGCGGCACCGACAGCGAAGCCAGAACCACCCGAATCAGATGACTTCACGCCGCGCTACTTGGATGCCTCTGAACTGACGTTCACGCGTTCTGAGGTGGGAACGGTGCGGCTTGAAATTCGGGATGAAGCCTGCTATCTGCGCGTAGTGGTGAGACGACTGATGCCCCTCAGCAATCCGGATAGTTATATCTCGCTTGCTGCGGATGAGGACACCGAAATTGGGATCCTCGTGAACCCATCGGAACTCACGGCGGAAAGCCTCAAAATCCTGCAGGAAGAGTTGGATAAACGATATTTCACGCCAACAATCCAGAAGGTGTATCGGGTGAAAGAGCAATTCGGTATCCATGAATGGGAGGTTGAAACGGAGCGGGGTCGTGTAACCTTCGCGGTGCGTGGGTTGAATCAGAACATCAAACAGGTGCCGCCTGCGCGACTTTTCGTGACAGATGTCCGAGGCAATCGATACGATATTCCGGATTACCGAACACTGGATGCAGAGAGTTACCAGCAGATTCAGAGACACCTATAAGCAAAATGTTGGGTTTCACTCGAAGTACCGACAATATAGGAGCATGAACGAAACACCAGTTTCTCTTGAGTTACCAGCGTTTTAGTCCTCCCCGTTCAACCCAACCTATGGCGAAGTTCTCATTTTAATGAACCGCAAGGTAAACCAAAAAATGAAACAGAGACGTTTGCATGCAGTTATTGCTTCAATTGGGTTGCATCTACTCTTTGCCATAATTGCGGCGTTGCTGTTTTCAGGACAACCGGAACTGAACAAAGATACCTTTGAGGCAACAATCGTTACGCTGAATCCTGCAAGGACAGACGTAGAAATCCGACCGACCCGACGTGCCGTCTCGAACACACCACTTTTAAGAGAAACATCCACGGTTCACACACCGACACAAACGTCTCAGATAAACCAACTTCCGAGAAACGAAACGGAGGTTGTGCGCCAAGTACCACCGTTGGACATCGAAACGGATATGCTGAATCCGGTGGAACTTTCGGTAGCACCCACACTGCCGAATAGGCGTCAGCCGTCAGCCGTCAGCCGTCAGTTAAGAGGAGATTTGGTTAAATCAGAGTCCTCTTTAACTGATAACCGACAGCTGAAAACTGATAACTATTCAACAAGGAGCAGAGGAACAAACGCGTCGAAAACCGGACTCTCAGAATTTTTGGATGGCTCCTTACCGACGAGTGGTTTGGGAGACGGGTTTGATACGGCGTTTCGGAACCTTGTGAAAATACCGAAGGAGAAATTGGGGGGTGTCCTTGAAGGCACAGGAAGCGAGATTCGCGGGCATATTCGCTTAATCCGACTCAAACATTCGCTCTCGGATTGGTGGCAGGATCCGACGGCTATTCCTGCGCTCATCAAATGGTTGGAGGAACAGACCCCGATTCGGGCGGATATGGATTTCGCTGGCGGCGCGCTACGGATCACCGATCCCCAGATTATGGATGCCCCGCTCATCATCATGACAGGACACGATAAAGACATCACTGTCGGGCGGGGGCTTGCGAAAGATGGTCCATTGCAGACAGGTTTCACACCAGAAGAACGCGCAGCACTTCGGAAATATATCGTTGAAAAGGGCGGAATGCTGTTTTTCGATGACTGCGGTTTCCATGGACTTTTCGCACACATTGTCGCCGACGAACTCAAACAAATTTTCCCAGAGTATCCGCTTGAAATTCTTCCGCACGAGCATGAGGTGTATAGCATCTATTACACTTTGCCGAAACCACCGATAGGCGGCGATGTGTTCTGGGGCAACGAAAACAACGCACAACCCACGCAGTTCCGTTTTCAGAAAGGGATTACTATCGATGATCGGTTGGCAGTGGTCTACAATCGCAAGGATTACCTGTGTGCGATGGAAACCGCAGAGATCGAGAGTCGCACGATGTTACGACTCCGACGCTCGACAGATGTCTATCGGTTTATGTCGAATCTGCTGATTTATGCACTGAAATATGGTGGGAATACGGATAGGACAGGATATAAGGATTTTTAATTTTAACTTGCGGAGGAAGAATGGGCATTCATATTTTGGAGCCACTTTCTCAAATCTACCTGCGCCGGTGTTGCAGGCTACTGCTTGAGTTCTAACGAACATTTTTTACCGATAATCGATAACCATCTGCCGATTAGAAACTACTGGCTATTGCTTCTGCAAGGTTTTTTGGGAACTCGAAGAGCGAATTCAGGTTCGTCCGAATTAGCATACGTCTGATGCCTCTATTGACGTTAACAAGTGAGGTGCGTCCGCCGCTCTGGCGGATTTGGGTGCTGGTCGTGATCAGGACCCCTAAGCCTGCACTATCCATGGTTTGTACACTAGCCATATTAAAAATCAGCGTTGGTACTCCACCTTGTGCCTCAAGCTGTTGAATATGTTCTTCAAGCATGGTTTTGAGGATCAGCGCATCTTGCCCGACAACTCTTCCCTTAATCTCTAAGACTGTGAAGTTTTTGGTTTGGATGTTAATTTGCATAAGTTTAGTCTGCCATTTCGATACCAAAGTTTAGACGATTTTAGTGCCAAGAAACAGAAAAACACGCATTCTGTCAGAGATTAAATCATAACAGATTTCCGATTTTATTTTAAGTGTCAAGATTTAGGGTCTTAGGGTGATTTAGTTTTCGGTTTCAAATTCATGGAGTTTGCAGACTATCTCGAAGATATTCTTGGAAAGCCGGTGGATGTGCTTACGGTAGGCGGGCTTCAAGGGATTCGGGTTCGACATATTGCCCAATCAATTAGGGAAAGTATTGTCTATGTCCAATAGAACAGATATTGTCTGATCTTACCCCACAAATTGCAGAAATCTTAGGCAGTGACTCCACCCCAAATGAAGAAAATTTGAGTTAAATAATACCAATTCTGATTGATGATTCCTCTTAAAAGGTCCTACTGTTTTGGGTTATGCCCGGTGCGGTTAGAAACCGCACCTACCGGGGTCTGGATGAACGTCGTGGTTAATGCGATATAAACTTATAGAAATGGTATAAGTTTTCTAACCCCATGCGTCATGTAAGAACCGAAGCCAGTTGCCGTGCATGATGGCGGCGATGTCATCAGCACTGTAGCCGCGAGCCTCCAACAAGCCTGTTAAGTTTTGCAAGTCAGCGATAGTATCCAAATCGCTGGGAGATTGTTCACGACCATAGCCACCATCTAAATCCGTGCCGATAGCAGCATGACCGCTGTTGCCTGCTAACTGACAGATATAATCAATATGGTCAACGACGGTGCTCAAGGTCACCTTGTCGTGCGGAGTTTCACCAGTAACCCAGCCTGGGTGAAGCATCCATGCATCAAAAGCGGCACCGATGACCCCACCGCGCTCAAAAATCGCACGTAATTGTTCATCGCTGAACTGACGCTGATGCGGAACCAATGCGCGGCAGTTATTATGACTGGCAAGGACTAATCCGTTGTAGTGTTCCAACGCCTGCCAGAACGACTGATCGGAGCAGTGGGTGAGGTCGAGGATAACACCTAAACGTTCCATTTCAGCCAACAAAGGCGGACCGAGTTCAGTCAATCCGATCTCTGTGCCCGTTCCACCGGCGTAGCGTCCAGGACCGTAGTGCGTCAGTCCGATCAGACGCAAACCACCATCAACCCATACCTCTAACTGATCGGGTTGAAGAATCGGGTCTGCCCCCTCCATACTAATCACGAATCCCAAAGGCGGCGTTCCATCAGGGTCGCTTTTATCAGTCGTCTCGTCGTTTTCCCATGCCTGCCAGTCGGCGATATGGCTGTCCAAGTTTTCGTTGTTCGTGATGACACGGACGTGTCCTATTGCTTCTAAAGCGCGATAGTAAGCCAATTGCCCTTGGGCGACACCGCAGGCTTGAACAGGCGAAGCAAAATCGAAATGCGGGGCAGGTCTACCGGTGGAGCGGGCAAACAGGGTAACGAAACTCAGGGCAATGCGTCCGTGCCGCATCTCTGGAAGAGCCACGGTTCCTTGCCCCCTACGAGGCATTCCGGTTTCTTGGGTGCGAATCGTGTAGGCGGAATTCAGCAAGTCTCGGTTGCCTTGTAAAGCATTCATTGACAAATCGAGATGTGCATCAATAATAAGCATTTTTAAATTTTCCTTGCGGTTCGGTCAGGTGAGTTTGATGGATGAGGCACCTCTCCGTAGATCCGCCTGCGTGTTTTTGCTTGGGGTTTTTGCTTGGGCGTTTCTGCGGATTTCTGCGTATTGTTGCAGGCTACACTTTATGATAAATCTCTAATTAAGTTTACATATCTTCTGTAGGAGCAATCTCTGAATCGCGACCCAACCCACTGACAATCGGGAATCGGGGTTCCCTCCTACCGAAAAATCTGCACG
This window contains:
- a CDS encoding DUF1854 domain-containing protein → MSNENTERNREHSSLLLAAAPTAKPEPPESDDFTPRYLDASELTFTRSEVGTVRLEIRDEACYLRVVVRRLMPLSNPDSYISLAADEDTEIGILVNPSELTAESLKILQEELDKRYFTPTIQKVYRVKEQFGIHEWEVETERGRVTFAVRGLNQNIKQVPPARLFVTDVRGNRYDIPDYRTLDAESYQQIQRHL
- a CDS encoding mandelate racemase/muconate lactonizing enzyme family protein → MKIVDVKTYLVDVPPPHWGGRRWIFVKLITDDGIEGVGECTYHTQLNHVVIELIKDWGERYLIGVDPFRIERIWSTLYEGPCVRHSGPLTSPAMSAIEMACWDIVGKALNQPIYNLLGGMFHEKLRAYSYLLPWRQGDSPEKTGELALSYVEKGFTAVKFDPVNPSTADRLETLDYAESVIRGIRDAVGDRCDILIGTHGQFNTNSAIRFAKRVEPYDPLWFEEPLPPENVKEMARVAQSTSIPIATGERLLTKYEFVDLLEQQAASILQMDLTITGGILEAKKIASMGEAHYAQIAPHLYGGPIGGAANIQLDVCSPNFLIQEGIHTWDGFHTDILKEPIQWEDGYIIPSTKPGLGVELNDTVLEKHSVAV
- a CDS encoding membrane dipeptidase, with protein sequence MLIIDAHLDLSMNALQGNRDLLNSAYTIRTQETGMPRRGQGTVALPEMRHGRIALSFVTLFARSTGRPAPHFDFASPVQACGVAQGQLAYYRALEAIGHVRVITNNENLDSHIADWQAWENDETTDKSDPDGTPPLGFVISMEGADPILQPDQLEVWVDGGLRLIGLTHYGPGRYAGGTGTEIGLTELGPPLLAEMERLGVILDLTHCSDQSFWQALEHYNGLVLASHNNCRALVPHQRQFSDEQLRAIFERGGVIGAAFDAWMLHPGWVTGETPHDKVTLSTVVDHIDYICQLAGNSGHAAIGTDLDGGYGREQSPSDLDTIADLQNLTGLLEARGYSADDIAAIMHGNWLRFLHDAWG
- a CDS encoding DUF4159 domain-containing protein, which produces MKQRRLHAVIASIGLHLLFAIIAALLFSGQPELNKDTFEATIVTLNPARTDVEIRPTRRAVSNTPLLRETSTVHTPTQTSQINQLPRNETEVVRQVPPLDIETDMLNPVELSVAPTLPNRRQPSAVSRQLRGDLVKSESSLTDNRQLKTDNYSTRSRGTNASKTGLSEFLDGSLPTSGLGDGFDTAFRNLVKIPKEKLGGVLEGTGSEIRGHIRLIRLKHSLSDWWQDPTAIPALIKWLEEQTPIRADMDFAGGALRITDPQIMDAPLIIMTGHDKDITVGRGLAKDGPLQTGFTPEERAALRKYIVEKGGMLFFDDCGFHGLFAHIVADELKQIFPEYPLEILPHEHEVYSIYYTLPKPPIGGDVFWGNENNAQPTQFRFQKGITIDDRLAVVYNRKDYLCAMETAEIESRTMLRLRRSTDVYRFMSNLLIYALKYGGNTDRTGYKDF
- a CDS encoding ABC transporter ATP-binding protein, giving the protein MLFVIAGTLISLAPPYFSRILIDDILMPSEVDTAAAEASRTWLGSLFRNFESAAFALSIAVGTLLAIQIIREIFTIFRLRLGAWLTFRVAANIRAHVYQHLHNLSIRFFDKRKTGTVISHITEDSERLQDFMLEGLSFLAVELLLFFGIGGMLFWMNWKLACFILIPIPIIVFGAGWFWKKVRSLWHRAWRRRSKLFDVVNDSVSGIRVVRAFGQQRNEVNRFDDANVDARDYETHAELIWATYYPPLMFAVQLGSLIVWYVGGLNIIGGTMTFGTLMAFHAYLMMFYEPLRYISPLINWASRSMTAAERLFEVIDSQPEQLDDGNLKSLPKITGEVKFHNMTFGYDSHKPVLRDINLHVKPGEMIGLVGHSGAGKSTLINLICRFYTPDSGRLEVDGEDIKEIDLKDLRRQIGVVLQEPYLFSGTIAENIAYAHPDATMEDIITAAKAANAHEFIVKFPDGYDTEVGERGGRLSGGERQRISIARAILHNPRILILDEATSSVDVETEKKIQQAIDRLVQNRTTFAIAHRLSTLRNADRLFVIEKGKGVECGSHEELMEQKGIYYKLVETQREAANVRAAAQAVER
- a CDS encoding carbohydrate binding family 9 domain-containing protein, which translates into the protein MDYLCRCLSILLLLCLSAGVHAETEELRVEASRTYQSIEIDGELSESDWQKATPIRQFTQFEPDAGEPLTESTEVRILYDDRHIYFGFVCSEPERSKIIANKMRRDAMMWDQDNVFVLLDTYNDRRSGFFFRVNPLGAREDVALMDSGDSRNENWNAVWDARAKINGDNWTTEIAIPFSQLRFKKEDILTWGLNLGRTVRKNQEEGTWSPVPAAYTFLARYRTTDLGTLTGLSGISQRRNIEFLPYLLPGVARTEEEGTVGVLDLGADMKVSVTSNLTADLTVNTDFAQVEADQEQANLTRFSLFFPEKRQFFLEGAGLFDFGIPRTSFNAPPPLLLFYSRRIGIEEGHAVPIMAGGKITGKVGGFGVGLLNVLTDKHAAEATEHLDAVDVDRTNYSVLRIKRDLFTGSSLGVIGINKQGLDAHNSATGVDFIYRPTGEMNFRGLWARTFESRELSRQAPSGNSALPSENPNAFYLGGNWQSEVARINASYTDIGEDFNPEVGYVYRTGSRWFRGEMRTTPYLHWNGFRRLWAGPEIDIILNSDNELETRTFIWSTWLELETNGWGGLRVYRNFENLVEDFEIREGIIIPRGKYSYNNYSLMLNAEGKVFNGRFGFNVGDFYNGTRRGFDLRLDLRFGGRFSLEPRYEFNRVTLPQQGAPDQTTSFDTNVFGGRVVYSFSTDLFTKIFVQWNSDRNLVTTNFLVNYIYSPGSDFYFVFNQTYGTDSITSGLLDTTLVGKVTYWWNP
- a CDS encoding STAS domain-containing protein, translating into MQINIQTKNFTVLEIKGRVVGQDALILKTMLEEHIQQLEAQGGVPTLIFNMASVQTMDSAGLGVLITTSTQIRQSGGRTSLVNVNRGIRRMLIRTNLNSLFEFPKNLAEAIASSF